The following are from one region of the Primulina eburnea isolate SZY01 chromosome 17, ASM2296580v1, whole genome shotgun sequence genome:
- the LOC140818747 gene encoding G2/mitotic-specific cyclin-2-like — protein sequence MASRQVILPKNIGEAPIPGAVKQKNMVAEKKNRRALGDIGNMVAPCGVKGKPLPQVSRPATRSFCAQLLANAQAAAAENKNSLAVNGNVAIVADGALPDKRAGLARKPAQKKDATKPKPEEIIEISPDTEEVHVKQKPTQVVNDEKLAENSVDKSSSRKKAPTLTSTLTARSQAAAYGLNDKQKDIVDIDAADVNNDLAVVEYVEDMYSYYKSAEHESWPHDYMDSQPEINEKMRAILIDWLIQVHYKFELSPETLYLTINILDRYLAATTASRRELQLVGMSAMLIASKYEEIWAPEVNELVGMSDNTYSNKQVLIMEKRILGKLEWNLTVPTPYVFLVRFIKASMTDSDVENMVYFLAELGMMNYSTLMYCPSVIAASAVYAARFTLNKTPLWNETLRKHTGFSEPQLMDCAKLLVSFHSAAAENKLKGIYRKYTSMERKAVALLPPAKSLLAAASN from the exons ATGGCGTCAAGACAAGTTATTCTGCCGAAGAACATAG GCGAGGCACCGATTCCTGGGGCCGTTAAACAGAAGAACATGGTTGCAGAAAAAAAGAACCGACGTGCACTTGGCGACATAGGGAATATGGTTGCCCCTTGTGGGGTCAAAGGCAAGCCACTTCCTCAAGTTTCTCGACCTGCCACAAG GAGTTTCTGTGCTCAGTTACTCGCCAATGCCCAGGCGGCTGCCGCAGAAAACAAG AACTCATTGGCAGTAAATGGAAATGTAGCCATTGTAGCGGATGGAGCTCTGCCCGATAAAAGAGCCGGCCTGGCCCGCAAACCTGCTCAGAAGAAGGATGCTACCAAACCTAAGCCTGAGGAGATCATTGAAATCAGCCCTGATACTGAGGAAGTTCACGTGAAACAGAAGCCAACACAAGTAGTAAACGACGAAAAACTCGCTGAGAATTCGGTGGATAAGTCGTCATCAAGAAAGAAGGCTCCAACTCTTACTTCAACACTCACTGCCAGAAGCCAG gCTGCTGCTTATGGGCTGAATGACAAACAGAAGGACATAGTGGATATTGATGCTGCTGATGTTAACAATGACTTGGCAGTTGTTGAATATGTAGAAGACATGTACAGTTACTACAAGTCAGCCGAGCATGAAAGCTGGCCACATGATTACATGGATTCACAGCCGGAAATTAATGAGAAGATGAGAGCCATTCTAATAGATTGGCTTATCCAAGTTCACTACAAGTTCGAGCTTTCTCCTGAGACTCTTTACCTGACCATCAACATATTGGATCGTTATCTGGCGGCCACGACTGCATCAAGAAGGGAACTTCAGCTGGTGGGCATGAGTGCTATGCTTATAGCCTCGAAATACGAAGAAATTTGGGCTCCTGAG GTTAACGAGCTAGTTGGCATGTCAGACAACACCTACTCAAACAAACAAGTCTTGATCATGGAAAAACGGATACTCGGGAAATTGGAATGGAACTTGACTGTCCCGACTCCATACGTGTTTCTTGTTCGTTTCATCAAGGCATCCATGACTGATTCGGAT GTGGAGAACATGGTCTATTTCTTGGCTGAGCttggaatgatgaattattCTACACTAATGTACTGTCCCTCAGTGATTGCTGCCTCAGCAGTCTATGCAGCAAGATTCACTTTGAATAAGACGCCCCTTTGGAACGAAACGCTTAGAAAACACACCGGTTTCTCCGAACCACAGCTCAT GGATTGTGCTAAGTTACTGGTTAGCTTCCATTCAGCGGCGGCAGAGAACAAGCTAAAGGGGATATACAGAAAATACACGAGTATGGAACGAAAGGCGGTGGCTCTGCTGCCCCCAGCCAAATCTCTTTTGGCTGCTGCTTCCAACTGA
- the LOC140818079 gene encoding hydroxymethylglutaryl-CoA lyase, mitochondrial-like isoform X3, with the protein MRSVHFSSSCHSSDVKHKLLSSIPEFVKIVEVGPRDGLQNEKEVVPTAIKVELIKMLVSSGLPVVEATSFVSPKWVPQLADAKDVLSAIQGIGHCRFPVLTPNLKGFEAAITAGAKEVAVFASASESFSKSNINCSIEDSLARYRDVTLAAKNHSLPVRGYISCVVGCPVEGAVPPSKVAYVARELVNMGCAEISLGDTIGVGTPGTVIPMLEAVLEVVPVEKLAVHFHDTYGQALSNILLSLQLGISIVDSSVSGLGGCPYAKGATGNVATEDVVYMLNGLGVTTNVDLRKVILAGDFICKHLGRCPGSKAAVALSRIFANTSRL; encoded by the exons ATGCGAAGTGTTCATTTCAGCTCCAGTTGTCATTCCTCGGATGTAAAACACAAG CTGTTGAGTTCTATTCCTGAATTTGTGAAGATAGTGGAGGTTGGTCCTAGAGACGGACTTCAAAATGAGAAGGAAGTCGTACCAACTGCAATAAAGGTTGAATTGATAAAGATGTTAGTTTCTTCAGGATTGCCTGTTGTTGAGGCCACTAGTTTTGTCTCACCAAAGTGGGTACCTCAG CTAGCAGATGCCAAGGATGTATTGTCGGCCATACAGGGCATTGGGCATTGTAGATTTCCTGTTTTGACACCAAATCTCAAA GGTTTTGAGGCTGCTATAACAGCTGGAGCTAAAGAAGTGGCTGTCTTTGCTTCAGCTTCCGAGTCGTTTTCCAAGTCAAATATAAACTGCAGCATTGAAGATAGTCTTGCTCGATATCGCGATGTTACCCTTGCTGCTAAGAACCACTCACTTCCCGTTCGCGG ATATATATCATGTGTTGTGGGTTGTCCAGTGGAAGGAGCAGTACCTCCATCCAAGGTAGCATATGTTGCACGAGAACTTGTTAATATGGGTTGTGCTGAAATTTCCCTTGGTGATACAATTGGTGTGGGTACTCCTG GTACTGTAATTCCAATGCTTGAAGCTGTTCTTGAGGTTGTTCCTGTGGAGAAGCTTGCTGTGCACTTTCATGACACCTATGGGCAAGCTCTGTCAAACATTCTCCTGTCCCTCCAA CTGGGTATTAGTATTGTGGATTCCTCTGTATCGGGCCTCGGTGGTTGTCCGTATGCCAAAGGTGCTACTGGGAACGTAGCTACTGAGGATGTTGTTTATATGTTGAATGGGCTCGGAGTGACGACGAACGTGGATCTCAGGAAAGTTATATTGGCCGGAGATTTCATCTGTAAACATTTGGGTAGGTGTCCTGGTTCCAAGGCTGCGGTTGCATTGAGTAGAATCTTTGCTAATACCTCTAGGCTGTGA
- the LOC140818079 gene encoding uncharacterized protein isoform X1, giving the protein MLLRKSGDKISRWRRKKFSFISSGDEMGQQFFNNGGNGCVVWGSMNEDKLKGPYLFESETKRSSFNSFFNRSTEVVRCSAPHMRSVHFSSSCHSSDVKHKLLSSIPEFVKIVEVGPRDGLQNEKEVVPTAIKVELIKMLVSSGLPVVEATSFVSPKWVPQLADAKDVLSAIQGIGHCRFPVLTPNLKGFEAAITAGAKEVAVFASASESFSKSNINCSIEDSLARYRDVTLAAKNHSLPVRGYISCVVGCPVEGAVPPSKVAYVARELVNMGCAEISLGDTIGVGTPGTVIPMLEAVLEVVPVEKLAVHFHDTYGQALSNILLSLQLGISIVDSSVSGLGGCPYAKGATGNVATEDVVYMLNGLGVTTNVDLRKVILAGDFICKHLGRCPGSKAAVALSRIFANTSRL; this is encoded by the exons ATGTTATTACGTAAGTCTGGTGACAAAATATCTCGGTGGAGGAGGAAAAAATTTTCCTTTATTTCCTCGGGTGATGAAATGGGACAACAATTTTTCAATAATGGGGGAAACGGCTGCGTTGTTTGGGGAAGTATGAA CGAGGATAAATTGAAGGGACCATATTTGTTTGAATCTGAAACTAAGAGATCGTCCTTCAACTCTTTCTTCAATCGATCAACTGAAGTAGTCAGATGTAGCGCCCCACACATGCGAAGTGTTCATTTCAGCTCCAGTTGTCATTCCTCGGATGTAAAACACAAG CTGTTGAGTTCTATTCCTGAATTTGTGAAGATAGTGGAGGTTGGTCCTAGAGACGGACTTCAAAATGAGAAGGAAGTCGTACCAACTGCAATAAAGGTTGAATTGATAAAGATGTTAGTTTCTTCAGGATTGCCTGTTGTTGAGGCCACTAGTTTTGTCTCACCAAAGTGGGTACCTCAG CTAGCAGATGCCAAGGATGTATTGTCGGCCATACAGGGCATTGGGCATTGTAGATTTCCTGTTTTGACACCAAATCTCAAA GGTTTTGAGGCTGCTATAACAGCTGGAGCTAAAGAAGTGGCTGTCTTTGCTTCAGCTTCCGAGTCGTTTTCCAAGTCAAATATAAACTGCAGCATTGAAGATAGTCTTGCTCGATATCGCGATGTTACCCTTGCTGCTAAGAACCACTCACTTCCCGTTCGCGG ATATATATCATGTGTTGTGGGTTGTCCAGTGGAAGGAGCAGTACCTCCATCCAAGGTAGCATATGTTGCACGAGAACTTGTTAATATGGGTTGTGCTGAAATTTCCCTTGGTGATACAATTGGTGTGGGTACTCCTG GTACTGTAATTCCAATGCTTGAAGCTGTTCTTGAGGTTGTTCCTGTGGAGAAGCTTGCTGTGCACTTTCATGACACCTATGGGCAAGCTCTGTCAAACATTCTCCTGTCCCTCCAA CTGGGTATTAGTATTGTGGATTCCTCTGTATCGGGCCTCGGTGGTTGTCCGTATGCCAAAGGTGCTACTGGGAACGTAGCTACTGAGGATGTTGTTTATATGTTGAATGGGCTCGGAGTGACGACGAACGTGGATCTCAGGAAAGTTATATTGGCCGGAGATTTCATCTGTAAACATTTGGGTAGGTGTCCTGGTTCCAAGGCTGCGGTTGCATTGAGTAGAATCTTTGCTAATACCTCTAGGCTGTGA
- the LOC140818699 gene encoding uncharacterized protein, with amino-acid sequence MGSWVRTITSPFRKACTFFNHQNPNRITTKSTPQEGQENAIMDLEGEVMACAYEDVQVMWSILDKSRHTPCATLFLQNNSIN; translated from the exons ATGGGTTCTTGGGTCCGTACGATTACATCTCCCTTCAGAAAAGCTTGCACTTTCTTCAACCATCAAAACCCAAACAGAATCACCACCAAGTCCACCCCACAAG AGGGACAAGAGAATGCTATAATGGATTTGGAGGGAGAAGTGATGGCTTGCGCGTACGAGGATGTTCAAGTGATGTGGTCTATTCTGGACAAGTCCAGGCACACACCTTGCGCAACCTTGTTTCTCCAAAACAATTCCATCAACTGA
- the LOC140818097 gene encoding stomatal closure-related actin-binding protein 3-like has protein sequence MTKVSPEFGDVVPAVWSVSADVSFKSDQFPKYKLGPDDHILEEIKEDIKGPPLKEVVVQETNQLTQQHKRLSVRDLASKFDKNLAAAAKLSDEAKLREVASLDGHVLLKKLRDALEYLRGRLAGQNKEDVEKAISMVEALAVKLTQKEGELIQEKFEVKKLVNFLKQASEDAKKLVNQEKSFACAEVESARAVVQRIGEALEEQDRNQSSGKQQELEGLIEEVQEARRIKLKHQPIKVMEMEHELRELRLQIREKCMVSVKLRNELEMSRKAKDNSNQLYELSGSQSLGSILRIHSCSNEAAELAKCSVQWYRFSSQSSRREPILGANKCVYAPEPIDVGRVLQVDIVSNGQKICLTTDGPIDKAVNLAGYVETLLRKPNNDFNVVISQMNGRNYSSQSVHLFHIGKTRIKLSRGWITKARDSYSKSMQLCGFRGGGNSAAKSLFWQARKGQSFVLVFDSENDRNGALILARKYASDCNVLLAGPDDDALL, from the exons ATGACGAAGGTTAGTCCAGAATTCGGCGATGTGGTGCCGGCAGTTTGGTCAGTGTCAGCAGATGTGAGCTTCAAGTCTGATCAGTTCCCTAAATACAAATTAGGACCTGATGATCATATTTTAGAAGAGATCAAGGAGGACATTAAGGGTCCACCCCTGAAGGAGGTGGTTGTTCAGGAAACAAATCAGCTAACGCAACAGCATAAGCGTTTGTCTGTTCGTGATCTTGCCAGCAAATTCGATAAGAATTTGGCTGCTGCAGCTAAGTTGTCAGATGAG GCTAAACTTAGGGAGGTAGCTTCTTTAGATGGACACGTGCTTCTGAAGAAGCTTAGGGATGCGTTGGAATATCTGAGAGGACGATTGGCTGGTCAGAACAAAGAAGACGTGGAAAAGGCTATTTCGATG GTGGAGGCTTTGGCCGTAAAATTAACTCAAAAAGAAGGAGAGCTAATTCAGGAGAAGTTTGAAGTGAAAAAGCTAGTGAACTTTCTGAAGCAG GCTTCTGAAGATGCTAAAAAATTGGTCAACCAAGAGAAGTCTTTTGCTTGTGCTGAAGTTGAAAGTGCTAGAGCAGTGGTGCAGAGGATCGGAGAAGCCCTTGAGGAACAAGATAGAAACCAAAGTTCAGGGAAACAGCAG GAATTGGAGGGTCTAATCGAAGAGGTTCAAGAAGCCAGAAGAATCAAATTAAAGCATCAGCCTATTAAA GTTATGGAGATGGAACACGAACTTCGAGAACTGAGACTTCAAATTAGAGAGAAATGTATGGTTTCAGTTAAACTTAGAAATGAG TTGGAAATGAGCAGGAAGGCCAAGGATAATTCAAACCAGTTATATGAGCTAAGTGGTTCTCAATCGTTAGGTTCCATTTTACGGATTCATTCATGCTCAAATGAAGCAGCAGAGCTTGCAAAATGTTCAGTCCAATGGTATCGTTTTTCTTCTCAATCCAGCCGCAGAGAACCTATTTTAG GTGCGAACAAGTGCGTTTATGCACCGGAGCCAATTGATGTTGGTCGAGTTCTACAAGTGGACATAGTCTCAAATGGCCAAAAGATCTGTCTGACAACAGATGGCCCTATCGATAAAG CTGTTAACTTGGCAGGCTACGTAGAGACACTTTTGCGGAAACCAAACAACGACTTCAAC GTAGTTATATCTCAAATGAATGGACGGAATTATTCATCACAATCCGTGCACTTGTTTCACATTGGGAAAACGAGAATAAAGCTTAGTAGAGGATGGATCACCAAGGCCAGAGATTCATATTCGAAGTCGATGCAG CTATGTGGGTTCAGAGGAGGAGGCAATTCTGCAGCCAAGTCACTGTTTTGGCAGGCTCGAAAAGGACAATCTTTTGTGCTGGTGTTCGACTCCGAGAACGACAGAAATGGAGCCCTGATTCTTGCCAGAAAGTATGCTTCTGACTGCAAT GTCTTGCTTGCTGGTCCAGATGACGATGCATTGCTGTAA
- the LOC140818244 gene encoding 10 kDa chaperonin, mitochondrial-like has translation MAKRLLPLLNRVLVEKIVPQSKTSSGILLPERTSKLNSGKVVAVGPGYRNKEGKLIPVNLNEGDTVLLPEYGGTEVKLGEKEYHLYRDDDILGTLHD, from the exons ATGGCGAAGCGCTTGTTGCCGCTCCTGAACCGTGTTTTGGTAGAGAAGATCGTCCCTCAATCAAAAACCAGCTCCGGAATTCTCCTCCCCGAGAGAACCTCCAAG TTGAATTCTGGAAAAGTAGTAGCTGTTGGTCCTGGATACCGTAACAAGGAAGGAAAGCTCATTCCTGTTAATTTGAACGAAGGAGATACTGTTCTGCTTCCCGAGTATGGGGGCACAGAGGTTAAGCTTGGTGAAAAAGA GTACCATCTGTATCGTGACGATGATATTCTTGGAACGTTGCATGACTAA
- the LOC140818079 gene encoding hydroxymethylglutaryl-CoA lyase, mitochondrial-like isoform X2 produces MLLRKSGDKISRWRRKKFSFISSGDEMGQQFFNNGGNGCVVWGSMNEDKLKGPYLFESETKRSSFNSFFNRSTEVVRCSAPHMRSVHFSSSCHSSDVKHKLLSSIPEFVKIVEVGPRDGLQNEKEVVPTAIKVELIKMLVSSGLPVVEATSFVSPKWVPQLADAKDVLSAIQGIGHCRFPVLTPNLKGFEAAITAGAKEVAVFASASESFSKSNINCSIEDSLARYRDVTLAAKNHSLPVRGYISCVVGCPVEGAVPPSKVAYVARELVNMGCAEISLGDTIGVGTPGTVIPMLEAVLEVVPVEKLAVHFHDTYGQALSNILLSLQESTMLPSSKLAMTDHVFVCSYVFG; encoded by the exons ATGTTATTACGTAAGTCTGGTGACAAAATATCTCGGTGGAGGAGGAAAAAATTTTCCTTTATTTCCTCGGGTGATGAAATGGGACAACAATTTTTCAATAATGGGGGAAACGGCTGCGTTGTTTGGGGAAGTATGAA CGAGGATAAATTGAAGGGACCATATTTGTTTGAATCTGAAACTAAGAGATCGTCCTTCAACTCTTTCTTCAATCGATCAACTGAAGTAGTCAGATGTAGCGCCCCACACATGCGAAGTGTTCATTTCAGCTCCAGTTGTCATTCCTCGGATGTAAAACACAAG CTGTTGAGTTCTATTCCTGAATTTGTGAAGATAGTGGAGGTTGGTCCTAGAGACGGACTTCAAAATGAGAAGGAAGTCGTACCAACTGCAATAAAGGTTGAATTGATAAAGATGTTAGTTTCTTCAGGATTGCCTGTTGTTGAGGCCACTAGTTTTGTCTCACCAAAGTGGGTACCTCAG CTAGCAGATGCCAAGGATGTATTGTCGGCCATACAGGGCATTGGGCATTGTAGATTTCCTGTTTTGACACCAAATCTCAAA GGTTTTGAGGCTGCTATAACAGCTGGAGCTAAAGAAGTGGCTGTCTTTGCTTCAGCTTCCGAGTCGTTTTCCAAGTCAAATATAAACTGCAGCATTGAAGATAGTCTTGCTCGATATCGCGATGTTACCCTTGCTGCTAAGAACCACTCACTTCCCGTTCGCGG ATATATATCATGTGTTGTGGGTTGTCCAGTGGAAGGAGCAGTACCTCCATCCAAGGTAGCATATGTTGCACGAGAACTTGTTAATATGGGTTGTGCTGAAATTTCCCTTGGTGATACAATTGGTGTGGGTACTCCTG GTACTGTAATTCCAATGCTTGAAGCTGTTCTTGAGGTTGTTCCTGTGGAGAAGCTTGCTGTGCACTTTCATGACACCTATGGGCAAGCTCTGTCAAACATTCTCCTGTCCCTCCAA GAATCAACTATGCTACCCTCGAGCAAGTTGGCCATGACGGATCACGTGTTTGTGTGTTCTTACGTGTTCGGGTAG